In Sphingobacterium thalpophilum, a genomic segment contains:
- a CDS encoding DUF420 domain-containing protein: MEESLNKEKKYSKWIWLLSIVIPIVVAILFTVNLQKLGYDVKPLTFLPPIYAAINGITAVLLFWAVAAIKKGNKALHERLIKWCIACSLAFLAMYVAYHMTSIETKYGGEGILRPIYFFILITHILLSIIIIPFVLFTFVRGISGSYERHKKLARITYPMWLYVAVTGVIVYLMISPYYIG; encoded by the coding sequence ATGGAAGAGAGTCTTAACAAGGAAAAAAAGTATAGTAAATGGATTTGGTTGCTATCGATTGTGATACCGATAGTGGTTGCTATCCTTTTTACGGTGAATTTACAAAAGCTGGGTTATGATGTAAAACCGCTAACATTTTTGCCTCCTATCTACGCGGCTATCAATGGGATTACGGCTGTATTACTATTTTGGGCTGTGGCTGCGATAAAAAAGGGTAATAAGGCTTTACACGAGCGTTTGATCAAATGGTGTATTGCTTGTTCCTTAGCTTTTCTAGCGATGTATGTCGCTTATCACATGACTTCAATCGAAACAAAATATGGTGGCGAGGGAATTTTGAGACCGATCTATTTCTTTATCCTGATCACGCATATCTTGCTTTCCATTATCATCATCCCTTTTGTACTCTTTACATTTGTTAGAGGCATATCGGGTTCTTATGAGCGTCATAAAAAGCTTGCCCGTATTACTTATCCCATGTGGCTTTATGTAGCTGTTACCGGCGTGATCGTTTACTTAATGATCTCTCCGTATTATATTGGTTAG
- a CDS encoding SCO family protein — MDNNTGQKKGIKTILILAVILLLPGFLYFVLNKSGSNSYASLPIFGKKVVPGTTHRKWGRDIPDTIYHTVPPVDFVNFDGKKVHLLDNDTTLSVVHLMYSRDASLSRTMIKRLDQIANRFIQNKKVRLYSITVDTAYDTPEVLAKYAKVYKPWTKSWFFVTDPSVDIFKFAQESLLQDALVNKEGSKPFIIGSNYLLLDTKGRIRGIYDINVKTDVDRLEDEIKLLLVEEVRNHPATIEQKR; from the coding sequence ATGGATAATAATACTGGACAAAAGAAAGGTATTAAAACTATATTGATCCTGGCAGTAATTCTTTTATTGCCAGGATTTTTATATTTTGTACTAAATAAAAGCGGTTCTAATAGCTACGCCTCTTTGCCAATTTTTGGAAAGAAAGTGGTTCCGGGAACTACCCATCGTAAATGGGGACGTGATATTCCCGATACTATCTATCATACTGTACCCCCGGTTGATTTTGTGAATTTCGATGGCAAGAAAGTGCATCTATTGGATAATGATACAACACTTTCTGTCGTCCATCTGATGTACTCTAGAGATGCTTCATTATCGCGGACGATGATTAAGCGTTTGGATCAAATCGCTAATCGATTTATTCAGAATAAGAAGGTCCGCTTGTATTCAATTACGGTTGATACGGCATACGATACACCAGAAGTGTTAGCCAAATACGCAAAAGTTTACAAACCTTGGACCAAATCTTGGTTTTTTGTGACAGATCCTTCTGTTGATATCTTTAAATTTGCCCAGGAAAGTTTATTGCAGGATGCACTTGTCAATAAGGAGGGCAGCAAACCATTTATTATTGGGTCTAATTATCTTTTACTTGATACAAAAGGACGGATAAGAGGTATTTATGACATTAATGTCAAAACGGATGTTGACCGCCTTGAGGATGAAATCAAATTATTATTGGTCGAGGAAGTCCGAAACCATCCAGCTACAATAGAACAAAAGAGGTAA
- a CDS encoding heme A synthase has product MFPAAEKRFIKTNFITIIVLFLVIIAGGVVRSTGSGMGCPDWPRCFNRIIPPTDISQLPQGYEQHYIEGRAKKNERFAKIVEFFGDKEMAYKLRTDKSILQHEEFNVAKTWTEYINRLVGVVSGFCLLFTAIYSFTYLKSKSSIVVWSVINLFVVVLQAWLGSIVVSTNLMPWIITVHMLLAIVIVCISIYTYFKAVTLRNKTLLVNRSLGILKGLAIASILLMLTQVIVGTGVREEVDLLTGSTIARTDFITTIGQQFELHRWLAYCSLILVIVLFFLVRTSFNTGSKQYKFALIALILVGIQMLSGIILARFAIPAFAQTTHLVVATLLFGAQFYLLLLLNKQRH; this is encoded by the coding sequence ATGTTTCCAGCAGCTGAGAAGCGATTTATAAAGACCAATTTTATAACGATCATTGTGTTGTTTTTGGTCATTATTGCTGGCGGAGTTGTTCGGAGTACAGGGTCAGGAATGGGATGCCCAGATTGGCCAAGATGTTTTAACCGTATTATTCCTCCAACAGATATCTCCCAATTACCTCAAGGATATGAACAGCATTATATTGAAGGAAGAGCAAAGAAGAACGAACGTTTCGCGAAAATTGTAGAATTTTTCGGCGATAAGGAAATGGCTTACAAGCTCCGTACCGATAAGAGTATTTTGCAGCATGAAGAGTTTAATGTTGCGAAAACTTGGACGGAATATATCAATCGGTTGGTAGGCGTTGTTTCCGGATTCTGTTTGTTATTTACAGCTATTTATTCTTTCACCTATTTAAAATCAAAAAGCTCGATCGTTGTTTGGTCAGTGATTAATCTTTTTGTTGTCGTACTTCAGGCTTGGCTGGGATCGATCGTTGTATCGACAAATCTGATGCCCTGGATTATTACGGTACATATGCTCTTAGCCATTGTAATTGTTTGTATTAGTATTTATACATATTTCAAAGCAGTTACTTTGCGAAACAAGACCTTACTGGTCAATCGTTCTTTGGGTATATTAAAAGGGCTTGCTATTGCTTCAATTTTATTGATGCTAACACAGGTAATTGTCGGAACGGGAGTTCGAGAGGAGGTTGATTTATTAACCGGTTCAACGATAGCCCGGACTGATTTTATAACAACTATTGGCCAACAGTTTGAGTTACATCGCTGGTTGGCATATTGTTCTTTGATTTTAGTTATTGTATTATTCTTTTTGGTCCGCACGAGTTTTAATACGGGTTCTAAGCAATATAAATTTGCTTTAATCGCATTGATTCTAGTGGGTATCCAAATGCTATCAGGAATTATCTTAGCTCGATTTGCAATACCTGCATTTGCACAGACAACGCATTTGGTGGTAGCTACGCTCTTATTTGGGGCACAGTTCTACCTGTTGTTATTGTTAAACAAGCAAAGGCACTAA
- the cyoE gene encoding heme o synthase translates to MKEFISDFKKLVKLRLTLTVVFSASIAFLIGSKQQGDIFWFNWLLLTIGGFLVTGSANGFNEIIEKDLDKLMKRTEDRPLPSGRMTTGQALVLSVFMGILGTLVLVRLNFVAGLLSVFCILLYAFIYTPLKRKSPIAVFVGAFPGAFPPLIGYYAAFSQDDLAYYSGHNEAAIIIIPFVLFAIQFLWQFPHFWAIAWVVDDDYKLAGFRLLPTTKRDKISAFMVFISGLFMIPAGFIPYHFGFGGIWFTIVSVVGGIMFGYYGYLLFKNCDIPSAKKVMFTSFIYLPVTQLVLLLNFIPLK, encoded by the coding sequence ATGAAAGAATTTATTTCAGATTTCAAAAAGCTTGTTAAGTTGAGACTTACATTGACGGTCGTATTTTCCGCGTCAATTGCTTTTCTGATAGGATCAAAACAACAGGGTGATATATTCTGGTTCAATTGGTTATTGTTGACTATAGGTGGTTTTCTGGTGACAGGTTCTGCCAACGGTTTTAATGAGATCATTGAAAAGGATTTGGATAAACTGATGAAACGTACGGAGGACAGACCGTTGCCATCAGGCCGCATGACAACAGGACAGGCTTTGGTATTGAGTGTCTTTATGGGCATCTTAGGAACCTTGGTGCTTGTTCGTTTAAATTTTGTCGCTGGTCTGCTGTCGGTTTTCTGTATCCTTCTTTACGCCTTTATCTATACACCATTAAAAAGAAAATCACCAATAGCAGTGTTTGTCGGCGCGTTTCCGGGTGCATTTCCGCCATTAATTGGATATTATGCAGCCTTTTCGCAAGACGATTTAGCCTACTATAGTGGACATAACGAAGCGGCAATTATTATTATTCCCTTTGTGTTGTTTGCTATTCAGTTTTTATGGCAGTTTCCGCATTTCTGGGCAATTGCCTGGGTTGTGGATGATGACTATAAATTAGCGGGCTTTCGCTTATTGCCGACGACAAAACGTGATAAGATATCTGCGTTTATGGTATTCATTTCAGGTTTGTTTATGATACCTGCAGGTTTTATACCTTATCATTTTGGCTTTGGTGGAATTTGGTTTACGATTGTATCCGTGGTCGGTGGAATAATGTTTGGTTATTACGGTTATTTGCTGTTTAAGAATTGTGATATTCCTTCAGCGAAGAAAGTGATGTTTACCTCATTTATTTATTTACCTGTGACACAACTCGTATTATTGCTTAACTTTATTCCGTTGAAATAA
- a CDS encoding cytochrome C oxidase subunit IV family protein, producing the protein MSQYQDNIAHGEHAHEGGMDKKAIWRVFGVLLALTCLEFLIALGFVHHWQILAKGALVNTIYIVLTLVKAYYIVAFFMHLKFEKSSFIVTVAIVFIFIIYFIVLMLVEGGYLASAFQEHQLFPNK; encoded by the coding sequence ATGTCACAATATCAAGATAATATCGCTCATGGCGAGCACGCTCACGAAGGTGGGATGGATAAGAAGGCCATCTGGAGAGTATTTGGTGTACTTTTAGCCCTTACTTGTCTAGAGTTTTTAATTGCATTGGGCTTCGTGCACCATTGGCAAATTTTAGCTAAAGGTGCGTTAGTAAATACTATTTATATCGTGCTTACTTTAGTTAAAGCTTATTATATCGTTGCATTCTTTATGCACTTGAAATTCGAGAAGTCGAGTTTCATTGTTACCGTTGCAATTGTGTTTATTTTTATTATTTATTTTATTGTTTTGATGCTTGTTGAAGGAGGGTATTTAGCATCTGCTTTTCAAGAACATCAATTGTTTCCAAATAAATAG
- the mtgA gene encoding monofunctional biosynthetic peptidoglycan transglycosylase, whose amino-acid sequence MAIKRSGKQNTSSKQQNTFKKKSFNPLKSIKSPILRIVTRVVLYFIGISLFWVISLRFINPPITWLMIQRGFELKEQGKGFKLEKNWLDYDELSDNLKLAAIAGEDAHFMTHWGFDMQGIQNAIKKNAQGKKLRGGSTISQQVAKNVFLWPGRSWLRKGFETYFTILIETFWSKKRILEVYLNVIEMGQGVYGADAAASYYFSKTGSNLSKKQAALIIAILPNPREWDARNPSAYVNRRANAIAKYMHHYTIPE is encoded by the coding sequence ATGGCCATCAAAAGATCTGGTAAACAAAATACGTCCAGCAAACAACAAAATACCTTCAAAAAAAAATCCTTCAACCCATTGAAGTCCATAAAATCTCCGATCCTGCGCATTGTGACACGGGTAGTACTCTATTTTATTGGCATTTCACTCTTTTGGGTCATTAGCCTGCGGTTTATTAATCCTCCCATCACTTGGTTGATGATTCAACGTGGGTTTGAGCTAAAAGAACAGGGCAAGGGATTTAAACTGGAAAAAAACTGGCTGGATTACGATGAACTTTCGGACAACCTAAAGTTAGCGGCCATTGCCGGAGAAGACGCTCACTTTATGACACACTGGGGATTCGACATGCAAGGAATTCAGAATGCCATTAAAAAAAATGCACAGGGAAAGAAATTACGCGGCGGAAGTACAATCAGTCAGCAGGTAGCCAAAAATGTCTTTTTATGGCCAGGGCGCTCCTGGTTAAGAAAAGGCTTCGAGACCTACTTTACCATTCTTATCGAAACATTCTGGAGCAAGAAACGCATCCTCGAAGTTTATCTTAATGTGATTGAAATGGGACAGGGAGTTTATGGTGCGGATGCGGCAGCTTCGTATTACTTTAGCAAAACAGGCAGCAATCTTTCCAAAAAACAAGCCGCATTGATTATAGCCATATTGCCAAACCCAAGAGAATGGGATGCGCGTAACCCTTCTGCTTATGTCAATAGACGTGCAAATGCGATAGCAAAATATATGCATCATTATACTATTCCTGAATAA
- a CDS encoding cytochrome c oxidase subunit 3 gives MSTTVSQLDKVKTGPWNGGKSPWNLEYGKIMMWFFLVGDAFTFSAFLVYYGAQRFSHPTWPDPDKIFQSIPGIAEHGQPLVFVGLMTFILIMSSVTMVLAVEAGHRNQKNEVVKWMLWTILGGICFVGCQAIEWTHLHHMGFWFGKNPATGLEGDAIKTALMPYFTHDISYTSALQFANLFFTITGFHGFHVTVGIILNIIILCMTLNNTFENRGSYLMIEKVGLYWHFVDLVWVFVFTFFYLI, from the coding sequence ATGAGTACAACAGTATCGCAATTGGATAAGGTAAAAACTGGTCCATGGAATGGTGGGAAATCACCTTGGAACTTAGAGTATGGAAAAATCATGATGTGGTTTTTCTTGGTAGGGGATGCCTTCACATTTTCTGCATTTTTGGTTTATTACGGCGCACAACGCTTTTCTCATCCAACATGGCCTGATCCTGATAAGATCTTCCAATCTATCCCAGGAATTGCAGAACATGGTCAACCGTTGGTATTTGTCGGTTTAATGACCTTTATTTTGATTATGTCATCTGTAACTATGGTTTTGGCCGTGGAAGCTGGTCACCGTAACCAAAAGAATGAAGTTGTTAAATGGATGCTTTGGACTATTTTGGGAGGTATCTGTTTCGTAGGTTGTCAGGCTATCGAGTGGACTCACTTACACCACATGGGTTTCTGGTTTGGTAAAAATCCAGCAACAGGTTTGGAAGGTGATGCCATCAAAACAGCATTAATGCCATATTTCACACATGACATTTCTTACACTTCGGCCTTGCAATTTGCTAACTTGTTCTTTACAATTACTGGTTTTCACGGTTTCCACGTTACTGTGGGTATTATTTTGAATATCATCATTCTATGTATGACATTAAATAATACATTCGAAAACCGTGGTTCTTATCTTATGATCGAGAAAGTAGGTTTATATTGGCACTTTGTGGATTTAGTGTGGGTATTCGTATTTACGTTCTTCTACTTAATCTAA
- a CDS encoding ABC transporter ATPase, translated as MKRIWIYQADRLLTATEGQEIVTDLEAFAEQWKVHGKPLSASAELRDNLFIILKVDEEVAAASGCSIDSSVRFLKGVESKYGIQLFDRMQFAYKGDQGIGVVNRDGFEKLLAEGTINDNTLVFDNTITHEHQMEDAWVIPFHQSWHKRLFR; from the coding sequence ATGAAGCGTATCTGGATTTATCAGGCCGATCGCCTGTTAACGGCGACAGAGGGACAGGAGATTGTTACTGACCTGGAAGCTTTTGCTGAACAATGGAAAGTGCATGGGAAACCACTTTCTGCTTCCGCAGAATTGCGGGATAATCTTTTTATCATCCTTAAGGTGGACGAGGAAGTAGCGGCTGCATCAGGTTGTTCTATTGATAGTTCGGTTCGGTTTTTAAAAGGAGTTGAATCGAAGTATGGTATTCAACTATTTGATCGCATGCAATTTGCATATAAAGGGGATCAGGGAATAGGCGTGGTTAACCGTGACGGATTTGAGAAGTTACTGGCAGAAGGTACCATCAACGATAATACCTTAGTATTTGATAATACCATTACCCATGAGCACCAAATGGAAGACGCTTGGGTAATACCCTTCCATCAGAGCTGGCATAAACGACTTTTTAGATAG
- the mutS gene encoding DNA mismatch repair protein MutS, whose protein sequence is MAKEKKVTPLMQQYNAIKIKYPGALLLFRVGDFYETFGEDAIKAAQILGIVLTKRGNGSESETALAGFPHHSLETYLPKLVRAGQRVAICDQLEDPKTTKTIVKRGVTELVTPGVSYSDNIVQQKSNNYLASIFIEKERIGISFLDISTGEFLVAQGSVAYIDKLLQGFKPREIILSKKQSKEFTEQFGSQYYTYFLDEWPYTGDYATETLLKHFEVSSMKGFGVDRMTAGVVAAGVALHYLNETEHRNLQHISTLSRIEEDRFMWLDRFTIRNLELIGSLNENAVTLSDVLDHTSSPMGARLLKRWIVMPLKDKKSIQERLNVVDFFFTNRDLRDELIGQIKQVGDLERLISKIGLQKANPREIVQLKRALYAIEKLKELTDRKDADALRTISDQLDACAVIREKIEQQVQAEPPAAINKGSVIAEGVDPELDRLRKIAFGGKDYLLEIQKREAELTGIPSLKIAFNNVFGYYLEVTNTHKDKVPTTWIRKQTLVNAERYITEELKEYEEQILGAEEKIQALENRLYAELLVAIAEYIKPIQLNAQLIAKLDVLLNFAVVAEKNYYVKPEVSESKILDIKGGRHPVIERNLPIGEDYITNDTFLDPKTQQIIIITGPNMAGKSALLRQTGLIVLMAQIGCFVPAKEAKIGLVDKIFTRVGASDNLSSGESTFMVEMNETASIMNNLSDRSLILLDEIGRGTSTYDGISIAWAIAEFLHNHPAAKAKTLFATHYHELNELTTSLDRIKNYNVTVKEVNNKVIFLRKLVPGGSEHSFGIHVAKLAGMPQKLLSRANQILKRLEQERTGGEQIKDSMRKIQKQAYQLQMFSIDDPVLNKIRDMLNNLDVNSLTPVEALMKLDEIQRLLKN, encoded by the coding sequence TTGGCAAAAGAAAAGAAAGTGACCCCATTGATGCAACAGTACAATGCGATCAAGATTAAGTATCCTGGAGCGTTGTTGTTGTTCCGTGTTGGCGATTTTTACGAGACATTTGGTGAGGATGCGATCAAAGCTGCCCAGATTTTGGGCATCGTTTTGACAAAGCGTGGCAATGGCTCGGAATCGGAAACTGCATTGGCTGGTTTTCCCCATCATTCATTGGAAACCTATCTTCCGAAACTGGTGCGTGCTGGCCAACGGGTGGCGATCTGTGATCAGCTGGAGGATCCGAAGACGACAAAAACAATTGTTAAGCGCGGTGTGACCGAGCTAGTGACACCTGGAGTCTCCTACAGTGACAATATTGTTCAACAGAAATCGAATAATTATTTAGCATCAATTTTTATCGAAAAGGAGCGGATCGGTATTTCTTTCTTAGATATTTCAACAGGTGAATTTCTGGTTGCTCAAGGTAGTGTGGCCTATATAGATAAATTGCTTCAAGGTTTTAAACCGAGAGAAATTATTCTTTCAAAAAAACAGAGCAAGGAGTTTACAGAGCAGTTTGGATCACAATATTACACCTATTTTCTTGACGAGTGGCCTTATACGGGTGATTATGCCACTGAAACGCTATTGAAGCATTTTGAAGTCTCCTCGATGAAAGGATTTGGTGTGGACCGCATGACTGCAGGAGTTGTTGCTGCTGGTGTAGCATTGCATTACCTCAATGAAACCGAGCATCGTAATCTGCAACACATTTCTACGCTTTCCCGTATTGAAGAGGACCGTTTTATGTGGCTGGATCGTTTTACGATTCGCAATTTGGAATTAATCGGATCGTTGAATGAAAATGCGGTAACGCTATCCGATGTATTGGATCATACATCCAGTCCAATGGGAGCGCGTCTGCTCAAGCGCTGGATCGTGATGCCGCTCAAAGACAAAAAGAGTATTCAGGAGCGATTGAATGTGGTCGATTTCTTTTTCACTAACCGTGATTTGCGGGATGAGCTGATTGGTCAGATCAAGCAGGTGGGAGATCTGGAACGTTTAATTTCCAAGATCGGACTGCAAAAAGCGAATCCGCGGGAAATTGTGCAATTGAAGCGCGCATTATATGCTATTGAGAAATTGAAGGAACTTACGGATCGTAAAGATGCTGATGCTCTTCGGACAATCTCAGATCAGTTAGATGCTTGTGCTGTTATACGTGAAAAAATCGAGCAACAGGTTCAGGCGGAGCCTCCTGCCGCAATCAATAAGGGGAGTGTAATCGCGGAAGGGGTGGACCCTGAATTGGATCGATTGCGCAAGATCGCTTTTGGTGGCAAGGATTATCTGCTTGAGATCCAAAAAAGGGAAGCGGAACTCACAGGGATTCCTTCTTTAAAAATAGCGTTCAATAATGTTTTCGGTTATTATCTGGAGGTCACAAATACGCACAAAGATAAGGTTCCGACGACGTGGATCCGTAAACAGACACTGGTGAATGCTGAACGTTACATTACGGAGGAACTTAAAGAATATGAAGAACAGATTCTCGGTGCTGAGGAGAAGATACAAGCGCTTGAGAATAGATTATATGCTGAGCTATTGGTTGCCATTGCTGAATACATCAAACCTATTCAACTCAACGCCCAGCTCATAGCCAAGTTGGATGTACTGCTTAACTTTGCTGTTGTAGCGGAGAAAAACTATTATGTAAAACCCGAAGTCAGCGAGAGCAAGATTTTGGATATTAAAGGTGGAAGACACCCTGTCATTGAAAGAAACCTGCCGATAGGTGAGGATTATATTACCAATGATACTTTTTTAGATCCAAAAACACAGCAGATTATTATTATTACGGGCCCTAACATGGCGGGTAAATCTGCATTGCTCCGTCAGACTGGATTGATCGTGTTAATGGCGCAAATTGGTTGTTTTGTGCCAGCAAAAGAGGCTAAGATTGGCCTGGTTGACAAAATTTTCACCCGTGTAGGTGCTTCGGACAATCTTTCTTCGGGTGAATCTACGTTTATGGTGGAGATGAATGAAACCGCGAGCATCATGAATAATCTATCGGACCGCAGTCTTATTCTTTTGGATGAAATCGGTCGTGGTACAAGTACTTATGACGGTATTTCTATTGCCTGGGCTATTGCCGAGTTTTTACATAATCATCCTGCTGCTAAGGCCAAAACCTTGTTTGCCACGCATTACCATGAATTAAACGAGCTGACTACTTCGCTGGATCGTATAAAAAACTATAATGTAACGGTGAAGGAGGTTAATAACAAAGTTATTTTCTTGCGTAAACTTGTTCCAGGAGGCTCAGAGCATAGTTTCGGAATCCATGTGGCAAAGCTCGCTGGAATGCCGCAAAAGTTGCTTAGTCGGGCCAATCAAATTTTGAAAAGGCTGGAGCAGGAGCGCACAGGTGGTGAGCAGATTAAAGATAGCATGCGCAAAATCCAGAAACAGGCCTACCAATTGCAGATGTTTTCTATTGATGATCCTGTCTTGAATAAGATCAGGGATATGCTGAATAATCTGGATGTTAATTCGCTTACTCCGGTTGAAGCATTAATGAAATTGGATGAGATACAACGCCTTTTAAAGAATTAA
- a CDS encoding cytochrome c oxidase subunit 3 — protein sequence MLDIQAQTDEKLVQRKAQKFNLWLGMLGMFMMFAALSSGFIVYTASGVDKGIKTLLPNALLYSTLVIVVSSLTMFLAHKAAKNGESSKQRLFLIATFILGVVFFALQVHAWNVLIDRGVYFVNNNASQSFIYVFIWMHLAHIIAGLIVLIGAIIGINKLPKDGNLFRMDLASIFWHFLDLLWIYIYVFLLLNQ from the coding sequence ATGTTAGATATACAAGCACAAACTGACGAGAAGTTAGTACAGAGAAAAGCCCAAAAGTTCAACCTATGGTTGGGTATGTTGGGTATGTTCATGATGTTTGCGGCGTTATCCAGTGGTTTCATTGTATATACAGCGAGCGGCGTGGACAAAGGGATTAAGACCCTATTGCCAAATGCACTTTTATATAGTACCTTGGTGATTGTGGTTAGTAGTCTAACGATGTTTTTAGCACATAAAGCGGCTAAAAATGGCGAGTCTTCCAAACAGCGGTTGTTTTTGATAGCAACTTTTATTTTGGGAGTTGTATTTTTTGCCTTGCAAGTTCATGCTTGGAATGTATTGATCGATAGGGGTGTTTATTTTGTGAATAACAATGCATCGCAATCTTTTATTTACGTTTTTATCTGGATGCACTTGGCGCATATTATTGCGGGGTTGATCGTTTTGATTGGCGCGATTATAGGAATTAACAAACTTCCTAAAGACGGCAATCTTTTCCGCATGGATCTTGCCAGTATTTTTTGGCATTTTCTCGATCTTTTATGGATTTATATATATGTTTTCTTACTTTTGAATCAATAA